A single region of the Lotus japonicus ecotype B-129 chromosome 4, LjGifu_v1.2 genome encodes:
- the LOC130713883 gene encoding uncharacterized protein LOC130713883, translating to MRHATTLTVLFLGVLLQTPWIASISMPTSNCYAFDNSSRIVDFSSWIGYLWEYDDVKEGSDLVIRFCKDVERRSQTGYVDFGRFDRFNYFVAGSGQSDFVQEFYNGDLMGCEQTFDKMGRTAQVNIICGSCLNGQCKGRPGCICNVTYESKCRVLVELAIPCEKPGPLVFQGFTVGFHPRSWELVNNGMTQFGFEKTHHEFSFQTGQTHAVLFMTAVASLSSLVQKPILEVIPPKGLEVRLSGSAASGKPPTTLSPTMLIIDWRCEVARDTPYEVNITIPVEGYEPIQFVLTKMCDYKQNPGGGTTRGWAIFGVLSCIFLVSSTIFCCGGFIYKTKVERQRGIDALPGMTILSACLETIGGAAQGQGYSRPEPFGSETSWERPPAAGPSQSQGAWKPAERKYGSI from the exons ATGCGTCACGCTACAACGTTAACCGTTTTATTTCTTG GTGTTCTTTTGCAGACACCATGGATCGCTTCAATTTCGATGCCAACCTCCAATTGCTACGCTTTCGATAACTCAAGTCGCATTGTTGATTTC AGTAGCTGGATTGGTTACCTTTGGGAGTATGATGATGTCAAG GAAGGTTCTGACTTGGTGATACGATTTTGCAAAGATGTGGAGCGTAGATCACAAACG GGATATGTTGATTTCGGCCGTTTTGATAGATTCAACTACTTTGTTGCTGGTTCTGGTCAGTCTGACTTTGTACAA GAGTTTTATAATGGTGACCTGATGGGTTGTGAGCAAACTTTTGACAAAATGGGACGAACAGCACAG GTAAATATTATATGTGGGAGTTGTTTGAATGGACAATGTAAAG GGCGTCCTGGATGCATATGTAATGTGACATATGAATCAAAATGCAG GGTTTTAGTTGAACTTGCAATTCCATGTGAGAAACCGGGCCCACTAGTATTTCAAGGTTTCACTGTTGGTTTTCATCCACGATCATGGGAACTT GTGAATAATGGCATGACTCAATTTGGTTTTGAGAAAACCCACCATGAATTTAG CTTTCAGACAGGACAAACTCATGCAGTCCTGTTTATGACTGCAGTTGCTTCACTTTCATCCTTGGTTCAAAAGCCTATTCTTGAG GTTATTCCACCTAAGGGCTTAGAAGTTCGATTATCTGGATCGGCTGCCAGTGGGAAGCCTCCTACGACTTTGTCACCAACAATGTTGATTATTGATTGGAGAT GTGAGGTGGCCCGTGATACCCCATATGAAGTTAATATCACAATCCCAGTTGAAGGTTATGAACCGATTCAATTTGTACTTACTAAAATGTGTG ACTATAAACAGAATCCAGGAGGTGGTACCACAAGAGGATGGGCAATATTTGGAGTGCTATCTTGCAT ATTCTTAGTCTCATCAACAATTTTTTGTTGTGGAGGATTCATTTACAAGACAAAGGTGGAACGCCAG CGTGGAATTGATGCATTGCCTGGCATGACAATCTTATCTGCCTGCTTAGAGACA ATCGGTGGAGCTGCACAAGGGCAAGGGTACTCGCGGCCAGAACCCTTTGGCAGCGAAACCTCTTGGGAGCGCCCTCCTGCTGCAGGTCCTTCTCAATCTCAAGGCGCATGGAAACCAGCAGAAAGAAAATATGGCTCCATTTGA
- the LOC130714863 gene encoding uncharacterized protein LOC130714863: MGSEIESPEMDEWRFTWESQSQTPTLRLLLLFPKTLLPPPSLQTVRLHSSHSFLLITLSSAVVSLRVPIPARVLLDADAPPTFRALSDHIEVKLLLLLPLHHPILSALSPHPSSRPLPMDSDVENLASHGEVDFYCRTCAFKLTKHPLRNFVEMPSANWREVADNWFGACCCSFGGVSEKLVLRYVNSHTCAPGICLLSPASVILCKDDLVECNLHAEGCGQRECGSKADNLGDDDVVGDGKASFGLNEERTSTCADAGEVACAFEDKLRLVHPENEKLSMNFRGEGNDFSHSCTDSNGAEDVANTPSCCAHSMGIIGDEDGEHHLSGTARKTETIEIRENQKPLLNGFLEDVFMARLSNLSKDIDWHEFTCPQCMSLLGAYPCCEGYAPVDGGVRLFKCYISTCVPVGGSEDIFSEYTMDKMFANQLMGCATDESSFRFVVRDLATKSPVLQIILLNPDTWSCSGNCSVVEDEDPVPKLQLRPIIKVLFSDFRAATESQLRMIEEWATKNSAEIFFMLSRQIQDLMGSLMTAKDIYPPSYASYQGLILSSVHQ; encoded by the exons ATGGGGAGTGAGATTGAGAGTCCAGAAATGGATGAATGGCGTTTCACATGGGAATCACAGTCCCAAACCCCAACGCTTCGCTTACTCCTTCTCTTCCCCAAAACCCTCCTTCCTCCTCCCTCTCTCCAAACCGTTCGCCTTCACTCCTCACACTCTTTCCTCCTCATCACCCTCTCCTCCGCCGTTGTCTCCCTTAGGGTTCCGATTCCGGCAAGAGTCTTACTCGACGCCGACGCTCCTCCTACCTTCCGCGCACTCTCCGACCACATCGAGGtcaagctcctcctcctcctccccctccaCCACCCTATCCTCTCCGCCCTCTCTCCTCACCCTTCCTCCCGCCCTCTCCCAATGGATTCCG ATGTTGAAAATTTGGCTTCTCATGGAGAAGTTGATTTTTACTGTAGAACTTGCGCTTTCAAGTTGACCAAACATCCACTCAG GAATTTTGTTGAAATGCCATCAGCGAATTGGAGGGAGGTGGCTGACAATTGGTTCGGGGCTTGTTGTTGTTCGTTTGGGGGTGTAAGCGAGAAGCTGGTTTTGAGGTATGTGAATTCTCACACGTGCGCGCCGGGGATTTGCCTTTTGAGTCCTGCGTCTGTCATTCTTTGTAAGGATGATCTTGTGGAGTGTAATTTACATGCTGAAGGGTGTGGACAGCGAGAGTGTGGTTCTAAAGCAGATAACCTTGGAGATGATGATGTTGTTGGCGATGGCAAGGCAAGTTTTGGATTGAATGAGGAAAGAACTTCAACCTGCGCTGATGCTGGTGAAGTAGCCTGTGCTTTTGAGGATAAGTTAAGGCTTGTGCATCCTGAGAATGAAAAGCTCTCTATGAATTTTAGAGGTGAAGGCAATGACTTCTCTCATTCATGTACAGATTCTAATGGTGCTGAAGATGTGGCTAACACTCCTAGTTGTTGTGCTCATTCGATGGGCATTATCGGGGATGAAGACGGTGAACATCATTTATCTGGGACTGCTAGAAAGACAGAAACTATTGAAATCAGGGAAAATCAGAAGCCTCTCCTCAATGGTTTTCTTGAAGATGTTTTCATGGCTAGATTATCAAATCTTTCAAAGGATATTGATTGGCATGAATTCACATGCCCTCAATGCATGTCTCTCCTTGGAGCCTACCCATGTTGTGAGGGCTATGCACCTGTAGATGGTGGAGTAAGGTTGTTCAAATGCTATATTTCAACCTGTGTGCCAGTTGGAGGATCAGAGGACATTTTCAG CGAGTACACAATGGACAAAATGTTTGCAAATCAGTTGATGGGGTGTGCAACCGATGAATCATCATTCCGGTTTGTTGTTAGAGATCTGGCAACCAAATCCCCTGTCCTGCAAATCATTCTTTTAAATCCAGATACTTGGTCCTGTTCTGGTAATTGTTCTGTTGTTGAGGACGAAGACCCAGTTCCTAAATTACAGCTACGGCCCATCATCAAGGTGCTTTTTTCTGATTTTAGAGCTGCAACTGAATCTCAATTAAG GATGATAGAAGAATGGGCAACAAAGAATTCAGCTGAAATTTTTTTCATGTTATCTCGTCAAATACAAGATTTGATGGGGTCGTTGATGACAGCAAAAGATATATACCCACCTTCATATGCTTCCTATCAAGGATTAATCTTGTCGTCTGTGCATCAGTAG
- the LOC130715425 gene encoding peroxidase 72-like isoform X2 translates to MANSMSLLMLLSLLAFAPLCLCHKKMGGYLYPQFYDYSCPQAKEIVKSIVANAVARETRTAASILRLHFHDCFVKGCDASLLLDGSGSFTSEKVSNPNRNSARGFEVIDEIKQALEKECPQVVSCADILALAARDSTVLTGGPSWEVPLGRRDSRSASLSGSNNNIPAPNNTFQTILTKFKLQGLNIVDLVALSGLLLELGATP, encoded by the exons ATGGCCAATTCTATGAGCCTTCTCATGCTCCTTTCCTTACTAGCCTTTGCTCCCTTGTGCCTCTGTCACAAGAAAATGGGGGGTTACCTCTACCCTCAATTCTATGACTATTCATGCCCACAAGCTAAGGAGATTGTCAAGTCCATAGTTGCCAATGCTGTTGCAAGGGAAACACGCACTGCTGCTTCGATTCTCAGACTTCATTTCCATGATTGTTTCGTCAAG GGTTGTGATGCTTCATTGCTGTTAGATGGCAGTGGATCCTTTACCAGTGAGAAAGTGTCGAATCCGAACCGCAATTCAGCTAGAGGATTTGAAGTCATTGATGAAATCAAACAAGCACTAGAAAAAGAGTGTCCTCAAGTAGTGTCTTGTGCTGACATTTTGGCTCTAGCTGCCAGAGATTCTACTGTCCTT ACTGGTGGACCAAGCTGGGAAGTACCTTTAGGCAGAAGGGACTCAAGAAGTGCAAGCTTAAGTGGCTCCAACAATAACATTCCTGCACCAAACAACACATTCCAAACCATCCTAACTAAATTCAAGCTTCAGGGGCTTAACATTGTTGATCTAGTTGCTCTGTCTGGTCTACTCCTTGAACTT GGAGCCACACCATAG
- the LOC130715270 gene encoding uncharacterized protein LOC130715270, with translation MRFTHFSLLRKTLTQNPKFPSSPSIPRFAPNNQSSNSKSQQCRSLFARNCSTATPEKVSAIVDELTGLTLLEVMDLVEVMREKKGINELPIAMLMVPGMGIRGLPKGAAKGGGGGGGGQEEEKKAEKTAFDVKLDAFDAASKIKVIKEVRTFTSLGLKEAKDLVEKVPTVLKKGVTKEEAEAIIAKLKDVGAKASME, from the coding sequence ATGAGGTTCACACACTTCTCACTTCTCCGCAAAACCCtaacacaaaaccctaaattcccTTCTTCTCCTTCGATTCCGCGATTCGCACCAAACAACCAGTCATCGAATTCGAAATCGCAACAATGTCGTTCCCTCTTCGCGCGCAATTGCAGCACCGCCACGCCGGAGAAAGTGTCGGCGATCGTGGACGAGCTCACGGGGTTGACGCTGCTGGAGGTGATGGACCTGGTTGAAGTGATGCGGGAGAAGAAGGGGATCAATGAGCTTCCAATTGCGATGCTGATGGTGCCTGGAATGGGGATTAGGGGTTTGCCGAAGGGTGCGgcgaagggtggtggtggtggaggaggagggcaagaagaggagaagaaggCTGAGAAAACGGCTTTTGATGTGAAGCTTGATGCGTTTGATGCGGCGTCGAAGATTAAGGTGATTAAGGAAGTGAGGACGTTTACTAGCTTGGGGTTGAAGGAAGCTAAGGATTTGGTGGAGAAGGTGCCTACGGTTTTGAAGAAAGGTGTGACCAAGGAGGAAGCTGAGGCTATTATTGCCAAGCTGAAGGACGTTGGCGCCAAAGCTTCGATGGAATGA
- the LOC130715425 gene encoding peroxidase 72-like isoform X1 yields the protein MANSMSLLMLLSLLAFAPLCLCHKKMGGYLYPQFYDYSCPQAKEIVKSIVANAVARETRTAASILRLHFHDCFVKGCDASLLLDGSGSFTSEKVSNPNRNSARGFEVIDEIKQALEKECPQVVSCADILALAARDSTVLTGGPSWEVPLGRRDSRSASLSGSNNNIPAPNNTFQTILTKFKLQGLNIVDLVALSGSHTIGNSRCASFRQRLYNQTGNGKADFTLDPNYAAELRTQCPKSGGDQNLVFLDPVTPTKFDNTYFKNLLAYKGLLSSDEILLTANQESAQLVKLYAERNDLFFEQFAKSMIMMGNISPLTGSKGEIRKNCRVIN from the exons ATGGCCAATTCTATGAGCCTTCTCATGCTCCTTTCCTTACTAGCCTTTGCTCCCTTGTGCCTCTGTCACAAGAAAATGGGGGGTTACCTCTACCCTCAATTCTATGACTATTCATGCCCACAAGCTAAGGAGATTGTCAAGTCCATAGTTGCCAATGCTGTTGCAAGGGAAACACGCACTGCTGCTTCGATTCTCAGACTTCATTTCCATGATTGTTTCGTCAAG GGTTGTGATGCTTCATTGCTGTTAGATGGCAGTGGATCCTTTACCAGTGAGAAAGTGTCGAATCCGAACCGCAATTCAGCTAGAGGATTTGAAGTCATTGATGAAATCAAACAAGCACTAGAAAAAGAGTGTCCTCAAGTAGTGTCTTGTGCTGACATTTTGGCTCTAGCTGCCAGAGATTCTACTGTCCTT ACTGGTGGACCAAGCTGGGAAGTACCTTTAGGCAGAAGGGACTCAAGAAGTGCAAGCTTAAGTGGCTCCAACAATAACATTCCTGCACCAAACAACACATTCCAAACCATCCTAACTAAATTCAAGCTTCAGGGGCTTAACATTGTTGATCTAGTTGCTCTGTCTG GGAGCCACACCATAGGAAACTCCAGGTGCGCCAGCTTCAGGCAAAGACTCTACAACCAAACTGGTAATGGCAAAGCAGACTTCACTCTTGACCCAAACTATGCTGCTGAATTGCGCACTCAGTGTCCTAAATCAGGAGGTGACCAGAATCTGGTTTTCCTTGACCCTGTCACACCAACAAAATTTGACAACACCTACTTCAAGAACCTTTTAGCTTACAAGGGTCTGTTGAGCTCTGATGAAATTCTCTTAACCGCGAATCAAGAATCAGCACAACTGGTGAAGCTCTATGCTGAGAGAAACGACCTCTTCTTTGAACAATTCGCCAAGTCCATGATCATGATGGGGAACATTTCTCCATTGACTGGTTCAAAGGGAGAGATCAGAAAGAATTGCAGGGTCATTAATTAA